Below is a window of Planococcus rifietoensis DNA.
GCTTGGATGCCTCCGCTTTTTTTATTCTCATGGAATTTTAATGTTCTCCTCAGCAGTCACTCAGCCTGCGCGGATATGCTAGAACTATCATAAAGCGAGAAAGGGTGTTTGAAGATGAAGAAAATGACAGCAGGAATGGCCGCAGTGATTTTATTGGCAGGATGCGGCACAGCACAAGATACGAGCCAAACGACAACAGCGGATACTGAAAATGCAACGCAGCAACAGACAGATGCAACAAATGGCGATAGCGGAAAAGCGCAAGGTGCGTCCACTGAACAAGCGGACAGCGCGGAGAAGGAAGCAAAAGCTAACCAATCAGCATCTCCAGCAGCAAACGGCGAGATCCGCGAATTCGACTTGGATTTGAAGTTCACGGATGACCGTGAATGGGAATTTGATTACGACCGAAACGAAGCGTCGATCGAGCGCGATTCCGGAGACCGGTTATCTGGCCAGCAAGCCCAAGATGAATTTGCGCAGCTTTTCCAAGCCATCCAGTTTTCAACGGAACGCCCACTGGAGGACATCAAGCGCGAGGTGTTGGAAGCAGTCAATGCCGAGCAAGAGGGCGTGCGGGATTTTGAGATGGATGTAAAATTTGATTCAGGAGAAGAAATGGAAATCAATCACGATGTGAGAAACGGTGAAACTTCTGAAGAACTTAACGAATTTTCGCTTGAACTTAAGTTTGTGGATGGCGGTGAATCGAGTTATGACTTCGAAAGCGATGAGCGGGAAGCGGAGATCGAGCGCCGTGATGGATCGGAAAACGAAGGGGCAGCAGCACTTGAAGAGATGGAACAGTTGCTCAATCAAGTCAACATCGCGACGGACCGTTCCATTGATGACATGAAAGCCGAAGTGCTGCAGGCATTGTCGATCGATGCGGGTGAAGTAGAGGATTTTGAACTTGAAGTGGATTATCGTGGCGGTGAAGAGCTTAAGTTTTCACATGATATGAAATAACCCGTTGTATCCGATTTTGGGAAAAGCCATGTCCTAAGGATGGGTTGAACACTGATTCTATCAAGCCTCAGTTACGGACATAACGAAACCCCTCACCTGCATTGGTGAGGGGTTTCGCTTGATTCCATTTAGTTCAAAAACTGCGTATCGGTCAATTCGCTGAAGTCGGGTTTTTCTTTCAGGAATTTCAAGTCGAATGATGAATCGCCAAAGGCTTGGATTTCTTCGCCATCGATGTCCGTGCTGAAGAACATATTGTCCCAAGCGCCATCGATAACGGATTTTTCAAGTTCCTGGCCAGTGATGTCATCAATGGTGGAGATGACAATTTCCTTGGATTCCTCAGGATTTTCTTCAATATAAGCGGTAGCTTCTTCGTGCGCATCGACAATGGCCTGGACGGTTTCAGGATCAGACTCGATCAATTCGCTGGAAGTGACGAGGACAGATGCTGGAAGTGAAGTGCCGAAGGAAATCTCATCCGGTTCGATGATCACTTTGGCGCCGGTGTTTTGAGCGAGAACAGATGCCCAAGGTTCCGGGGCGACGGCGACATCGATTTTGCCCGTTTCGAACATGGCTTCATATTGTGCCGGCTTGCCGGTTTGGTGGATCATTTCGCCGCCGATGCGGTTGGATGTGATGTCGTTTTCTTTCATATACGTTTCGAACTGGACATCATGTGTGCAGCCGACGCGGGGAGTGATGAATGTGCTGCCGGGGATGTCTTCGATAGATTCGATGCCGCTGCCATCACGTGCCATGACGACGGTTCCGCCGCTCGCGCCGCCAGCGATCATGCGTACATCCGCGCCGTTCGTGTAGTTGTTCATTGCAGGCCCGGGACCAACTAGCCCGCCGTCGATGTCGCCAGTTTTCAGCGCCGTCATGAAGTCAGAGCCATCAGCGAATGTCACGTATTCGACATTCGTGCCTTCTGGCAAATTGTTTTCATAAAACTGCTGGTCTTTGGCGACCATTGCTGTTGCGTGGTCGAGGTTCGGGAAATAGCCGAGTACGATGGTGTCTTCGGAATCGCCTGTGGCAGCGCCAGATGCTCCGCAAGCTGACAGGATCCCCGCAGCCGCGAGTGAAGTTAAAATAAGTCCGGATCTTTTCATAAAATGATTCCTCCTCTAATGGTTTCAGGTTTTAGGATTCAAGTCCCCAGCGTTTCAGGACATTCTTTTCGATGCGTTGGAAAATCAATTGGTCGACGACTGCACCGACGACACCGATGATGATCATGACGCCGATGACCAGCGCCATATTGCCGAAGTCGGAAGCGTAGCGCAATGTATAGCCAAGCCCTGGCCCGGCACTAAGCAGTTCGCCGGCCATCAACGCACGCCAGGCAAATGCCCAGGCGAGGCGGGCGCCGGTTACGAGATAAGGGATGGAAGCCGGGATGATGACTTTCCAGAACAAGTCGATGCCGTTCGACCCCATTGTGCGTGCTGCTTTTATGTAGAGTGGATTGACGTTTTTAATGCCCGTCCGTACGTTGAGTGTCATGACGAATGTGCCGCCTAAAATGACAACGAAGATGATGGCACCTTCGCCGAGGCCGAACCACATCATTGCAAGCGGCAGCCAGATGATGCTCGGTACGCTTTGTAAGGCGAGCACCATCGAGCCGATTGTGTCATCGGCCGTTTTCGAGCGTGCCAGCAAAATGCCGAGCGCTGTGCCGATCAACAAGGAAACAGCGAGCCCGATCAACAGCCGGCGGAAACTCGCGACCAAATCATAGACCAAGGTCAGGTCAGCAAATCCTGCGACCAATGCATCCCATACGCTAAACGGGGAAGGGAGGATTGTTTCATGCCATAATTCGAAATGGGAACCGAGGCCCCAGAATAGGATAAGTCCAGTGAAAAACAAGAGGCGCTTAACTGCGGGCTTCATAGGCAAGCTCCTCGTTTATGACTTTGTCGATTTCGCCTTTTAACAGCCCCATGATGCGTTCTTCGAGTGCGGCGACTTGTTGTTTGTGTTCGTCCCGGGGGCGCGGGATATCGACTTCGATGTCGGCGATAACGGTGCCGGGCCGTGTGCCCATGACCACGATGCGATCCGATAGTTTGATCGATTCCTGTATGCTGTGCGTGACGAAGACGATGGTTTTCTGCGTATCGATCCAGATCTTCTCCAACTGTCCGTGAAGCCGGCTGCGCGTCTGTTCGTCAAGTGCGCCGAACGGTTCATCCATTAAGAGAACAGCCGGGTCCATCGCGAGTGAACGTGCGATTGAAACGCGCTGTTGCATGCCGCCCGACAGCTCGTGCGGGTAATGGCCTGCGTAATTGCTGAGCTGCACCATCTGCAGGAAATGGCGGGCGCGTTCAATCGCCTGCTTTTTATTCATTTCTTTGCGAAGTGGAAAGACGACATTTTCCGTAACGGTCATCCATGGAAACAAAGCGGCTTCCTGAAACACCATGCCGCGGTCTTTCCCGGGCTTTTGTACATTTTTTCCGTCGACGACGATGCCGCCCGACGAAGCGGAAGTCAGGCCGGCGATCATCGATAGTAAAGTCGACTTGCCGCAGCCGGAAGGGCCGAGAATCGAGACGAATTGGCCTTTCGGGATTTCCAGGTTGATATCTTCTAATACCGTATTGGCATTATTGTCTTTATCGGTATAGATCTTGTTGATGTGCTGGATTTCAATAAACAAAATAGTTCACCGGTTATAAAACCTACCTTTCTAATCGGGTATTGTTTAATAAAGTATAGTAGTTTTATAGGGATTGTCAATAATTCTCGGGAAAAAGTTTTTCTCGTAAACTAGGGCATCT
It encodes the following:
- a CDS encoding YusW family protein, coding for MKKMTAGMAAVILLAGCGTAQDTSQTTTADTENATQQQTDATNGDSGKAQGASTEQADSAEKEAKANQSASPAANGEIREFDLDLKFTDDREWEFDYDRNEASIERDSGDRLSGQQAQDEFAQLFQAIQFSTERPLEDIKREVLEAVNAEQEGVRDFEMDVKFDSGEEMEINHDVRNGETSEELNEFSLELKFVDGGESSYDFESDEREAEIERRDGSENEGAAALEEMEQLLNQVNIATDRSIDDMKAEVLQALSIDAGEVEDFELEVDYRGGEELKFSHDMK
- a CDS encoding ABC transporter substrate-binding protein, whose amino-acid sequence is MKRSGLILTSLAAAGILSACGASGAATGDSEDTIVLGYFPNLDHATAMVAKDQQFYENNLPEGTNVEYVTFADGSDFMTALKTGDIDGGLVGPGPAMNNYTNGADVRMIAGGASGGTVVMARDGSGIESIEDIPGSTFITPRVGCTHDVQFETYMKENDITSNRIGGEMIHQTGKPAQYEAMFETGKIDVAVAPEPWASVLAQNTGAKVIIEPDEISFGTSLPASVLVTSSELIESDPETVQAIVDAHEEATAYIEENPEESKEIVISTIDDITGQELEKSVIDGAWDNMFFSTDIDGEEIQAFGDSSFDLKFLKEKPDFSELTDTQFLN
- a CDS encoding ABC transporter permease yields the protein MKPAVKRLLFFTGLILFWGLGSHFELWHETILPSPFSVWDALVAGFADLTLVYDLVASFRRLLIGLAVSLLIGTALGILLARSKTADDTIGSMVLALQSVPSIIWLPLAMMWFGLGEGAIIFVVILGGTFVMTLNVRTGIKNVNPLYIKAARTMGSNGIDLFWKVIIPASIPYLVTGARLAWAFAWRALMAGELLSAGPGLGYTLRYASDFGNMALVIGVMIIIGVVGAVVDQLIFQRIEKNVLKRWGLES
- a CDS encoding ABC transporter ATP-binding protein, whose product is MFIEIQHINKIYTDKDNNANTVLEDINLEIPKGQFVSILGPSGCGKSTLLSMIAGLTSASSGGIVVDGKNVQKPGKDRGMVFQEAALFPWMTVTENVVFPLRKEMNKKQAIERARHFLQMVQLSNYAGHYPHELSGGMQQRVSIARSLAMDPAVLLMDEPFGALDEQTRSRLHGQLEKIWIDTQKTIVFVTHSIQESIKLSDRIVVMGTRPGTVIADIEVDIPRPRDEHKQQVAALEERIMGLLKGEIDKVINEELAYEARS